One Etheostoma spectabile isolate EspeVRDwgs_2016 unplaced genomic scaffold, UIUC_Espe_1.0 scaffold00017503, whole genome shotgun sequence DNA segment encodes these proteins:
- the LOC116679542 gene encoding transmembrane channel-like protein 1: protein EAILEEQESRKDDNIHLTRFLRVLANFLVLCCLAGSGYLIYFVVRRSQKFALEGLETHTWWERNEVNMVMSLLGMFCPMLFDVISALENYHPRVALQWQLGRIFALFLGNLYTFIIALMDEINLKREEEKIIKFNITTWEAGLYNGTGSDNSTAPPATFHPADVPRGPCWETMVGQ, encoded by the exons GAGGCGATCCTGGAGGAGCAGGAGAGCCGGAAGGACGACAACATCCACCTGACCCGCTTCCTGCGCGTGCTGGCCAACTTCCTGGTCCTGTGCTGCCTGGCAGGAAGTGGATACCTCATCTACTTCGTGGTGCGTCGCTCGCAGAAGTTCGCCCTCGAAGGACTGGAGACCCACACCTGGTGGGAAAGGAATGAG GTGAACATGGTCATGTCCTTACTGGGGATGTTCTGCCCCATGCTGTTCGACGTCATCAGCGCCCTGGAGAACTACCACCCTCGAGTCGCCCTGCAGTGGCAGCTGGGCCGCATCTTCGCCCTCTTCTTGGGAAACCTCTACACCTTCATCATCGCACTCATGGACGAGATCAACCTCAAA agggaagaggagaagaTCATAAAGTTTAATATAACCACATGGGAAGCCGGTCTTTACAATGGGACAGGATCAGACAACAGCACGGCCCCCCCCGCCACTTTCCACCCGGCTGATGTTCCCAGAGGGCCGTGCTGGGAGACCATGGTGGGCCAG